In one window of Paraburkholderia phymatum STM815 DNA:
- a CDS encoding sugar ABC transporter permease, with protein sequence MTPDLTSSDSHAKQGAALASGQRIKLLFARYKLLALLLAVTVIWAFFSFLTEGAFVTPRNLSNLLRQMSITGMLACGMVFIIIAGEIDLSVGSLLGLLGGVAAILDVTYHWPLAATLPAVMLLGVVVGLFNGWWSTYRRVPSFIVGLGGMLAYRGVLLGVTGGSTIAPVSDNFVFIGQGYLPRVAGDALAVVLFVLLAALTVRQRQKRQHYKLSVVPLWQDVVKIVAAGLILFAFVATLNRYGGIPVPVLLLLALLGIFTYIATQTVFGRRIYAVGSNLEATRLSGVNTNRVKLAIFALMGLMCAFGGLINTARLAAGSPSAGSMGELDAIAACFIGGTSMRGGSGTVYGALIGALVMASLDNGMSMLDVDSYWQMIVKGGILVLAVWIDVISGSDRR encoded by the coding sequence ATGACTCCTGATCTCACCTCTTCCGATAGCCACGCAAAACAGGGCGCTGCGCTTGCATCGGGGCAACGCATCAAGCTGCTGTTCGCACGTTACAAGCTGCTCGCGTTGCTGCTGGCCGTCACCGTCATCTGGGCGTTCTTCTCGTTCCTCACGGAAGGCGCATTCGTCACGCCGCGCAATCTGTCGAACCTGCTGCGGCAGATGTCGATTACGGGGATGCTCGCGTGCGGGATGGTGTTCATCATCATCGCGGGCGAGATCGATCTGTCCGTCGGTTCGCTGCTCGGTCTGCTCGGCGGCGTCGCGGCGATACTCGACGTCACGTATCACTGGCCGCTCGCGGCGACGCTGCCCGCCGTGATGCTGCTCGGCGTGGTCGTCGGCTTGTTCAACGGCTGGTGGTCGACGTATCGGCGCGTGCCGTCGTTCATCGTCGGGCTGGGCGGCATGCTCGCGTATCGCGGCGTGCTGCTCGGCGTCACGGGGGGATCGACGATCGCGCCCGTGTCCGACAATTTCGTTTTCATCGGCCAGGGCTACCTGCCGCGCGTGGCGGGCGATGCACTCGCCGTCGTTCTGTTCGTCCTGCTCGCGGCACTGACCGTGCGGCAGCGGCAAAAGCGTCAGCACTACAAGCTGAGCGTCGTACCGCTGTGGCAGGACGTGGTGAAGATTGTCGCGGCGGGGCTGATCCTGTTCGCGTTCGTCGCGACGCTCAACCGTTACGGCGGCATCCCCGTGCCCGTGCTGCTGCTGCTTGCGCTGCTCGGCATCTTCACATACATCGCGACGCAGACGGTGTTCGGCCGCCGCATCTATGCCGTTGGCTCGAATCTCGAAGCGACGCGTTTGTCCGGCGTCAATACGAACCGCGTGAAGCTCGCGATCTTCGCGCTGATGGGACTGATGTGCGCATTCGGCGGCCTCATCAATACGGCGCGGCTCGCAGCGGGCTCGCCGTCGGCGGGATCGATGGGCGAACTCGATGCGATCGCAGCGTGTTTCATCGGCGGCACATCGATGCGCGGCGGCTCAGGTACCGTCTACGGCGCGCTGATCGGCGCGCTCGTGATGGCGAGCCTCGACAACGGCATGTCGATGCTCGATGTCGACTCGTACTGGCAGATGATCGTGAAGGGCGGCATCCTCGTGCTGGCCGTATGGATCGACGTGATCTCGGGGTCCGACCGGCGCTAG
- the xylG gene encoding D-xylose ABC transporter ATP-binding protein produces MAQALLELRGIAKSFAGVKALDGIDLVVAPGECVGLCGENGAGKSTLMKIVSGVYPHGDWSGEILWEGKPLVAQNIRDTERAGIVIIHQELMLVPQLSVAENIFLGNEITLPGGRMNYAAMYQRADELLRELNITGINVAQPVMNYGGGHQQLIEIAKALNKQAKLLILDEPSSSLTAAETRILLDIVRDLKNRGVACVYISHKLDEVEAVCDTITVIRDGKHVGTQPMKQLTTDRIIAMMVGREIANLFPREPHDIGDVIFEARKVTCYDVTNTNRKRVDNVSFALRKGEILGVAGLVGAGRTELMQAIFGAYPGMSEAEVWMDGKRLKIRTPADAIASGIAMVPEDRKRHGIVPQLGVGHNITLAVLQRFAKGGRIDTASELDTINSEMKRLSVRAASPMLSIASLSGGNQQKAVLTRMLLTHPSVLILDEPTRGVDVGAKYEIYKLMFALAKRGVSIIMVSSELPEVLGVSDRVLVIGEGELRGDFVNDGLTQEHILTAAIATNAKGANIQGNGPTQLASVA; encoded by the coding sequence ATGGCACAAGCGCTTCTGGAGCTGCGCGGCATCGCCAAATCGTTTGCCGGTGTGAAGGCGCTCGACGGCATCGATCTCGTCGTCGCCCCCGGCGAATGCGTCGGACTTTGCGGCGAAAACGGCGCGGGCAAATCGACGCTGATGAAGATCGTCTCCGGCGTCTATCCGCACGGCGACTGGTCGGGCGAGATCCTTTGGGAAGGCAAGCCGCTCGTCGCGCAGAATATCCGCGATACCGAACGCGCGGGCATCGTCATCATTCACCAGGAACTGATGCTCGTGCCGCAACTGTCGGTGGCCGAGAACATTTTCCTCGGCAACGAAATCACTCTGCCCGGCGGCCGCATGAATTACGCGGCGATGTATCAGCGCGCCGACGAACTGCTGCGCGAGCTCAACATCACGGGCATCAACGTCGCGCAGCCGGTGATGAATTATGGCGGCGGTCATCAGCAACTGATCGAAATCGCCAAGGCGCTGAACAAGCAGGCCAAGCTGCTGATACTCGACGAGCCCTCGTCATCGCTCACTGCGGCGGAAACCAGAATCCTGCTCGATATCGTGCGCGATCTGAAGAACCGCGGCGTCGCATGCGTGTACATTTCGCACAAGCTCGACGAAGTCGAAGCCGTGTGCGACACGATCACGGTGATACGCGACGGCAAGCACGTCGGCACGCAGCCGATGAAGCAGCTCACCACCGATCGCATCATCGCGATGATGGTCGGGCGCGAGATCGCGAATCTCTTTCCGCGCGAGCCGCATGACATCGGCGATGTGATCTTCGAGGCACGCAAGGTCACCTGCTACGACGTGACCAACACGAACCGCAAGCGGGTCGATAACGTGTCGTTCGCATTGCGCAAGGGCGAAATACTCGGCGTGGCGGGGCTGGTCGGCGCGGGGCGCACCGAGCTGATGCAGGCGATCTTCGGCGCCTATCCGGGTATGAGCGAAGCCGAAGTGTGGATGGACGGCAAGCGCCTGAAGATCCGTACTCCCGCCGATGCGATTGCGTCCGGCATCGCGATGGTGCCCGAAGACCGCAAGCGTCACGGCATCGTGCCGCAACTCGGCGTGGGCCACAACATCACGCTTGCGGTGCTGCAACGCTTCGCAAAGGGCGGTCGCATCGATACTGCGTCCGAGCTCGATACGATCAATTCGGAGATGAAGCGCCTGTCGGTGCGCGCGGCGTCGCCGATGCTGTCGATCGCGAGTCTGTCGGGCGGCAACCAGCAGAAGGCGGTGCTTACGCGCATGCTGCTGACCCATCCCTCCGTGCTGATACTCGACGAGCCGACACGCGGCGTCGATGTCGGCGCGAAATACGAAATCTACAAGCTGATGTTCGCGCTCGCGAAGCGCGGCGTGTCAATCATCATGGTGTCGTCGGAATTGCCGGAAGTGCTCGGCGTGAGCGATCGCGTGCTCGTGATCGGCGAAGGCGAACTGCGCGGCGATTTCGTCAACGACGGACTCACGCAGGAACACATTCTCACGGCTGCCATCGCGACGAACGCGAAAGGCGCGAACATCCAAGGCAATGGCCCCACTCAACTGGCGAGCGTCGCATGA